In the genome of Dromiciops gliroides isolate mDroGli1 chromosome 1, mDroGli1.pri, whole genome shotgun sequence, the window AATGGCCAACCTTCCTGGGAGGAACAAAGTTCTGATGGATGAATAATCCACAAATGTGTCTAAATGGGAGTCATTCTTTTTATGTGCCCCCTGACCTCACTGACAAAGAGTGTATAGCCAAGCTTTGGGAATTCCAGGGACATGGTGGATATATGTTGAATGAAAAAGACTGATGCCACAACCGGGGCTAATTATAGTTCATTTCTTCAGTCAGGTCAGATTTCTCGGCTCTTCATGCAGACAGGGTGTACAGCTCAAATTTCCCTCAGATGGTCATGCCACTGGGATATACTCTTCAGGCTATAGAGTCACATGCCTAGACATCAAAGGGTCCATTACTGACCTTTTGGAAGGACGGCTCTTCCCTAGCCCCACCTTGGTTGGCTGTGTCTGCATTTGGGAAGGATAAGGGCTTTCTCACTGCACAGTGTGAGCAATGTCAGTGTTTATAGGTTTCAGGAGTGTGGCTACTAGAGGGGTCAGCACCCATGTcagttgaatgaatgaagtaaaaCAATTGAATAGatgtatgaatgaatgcatgcatgaatgcTCTCGTCCTTGTTAGCCTCTTTTTAAGATTTCACTACAGGTTTTTCCCCACTCAACATAAAAAATAATGGCAAAAATGTCCAGGAACAACATATGTTCAATCCTTTAATCAGCTTAGGTCAGGACTTCATAATCATACACTCTGAATCATCAACATTGACAAAAGAGCATTGTCAGACTCCCCATTGCCCAGCCTGACCCTACCCCCTGGCGGATACCAAATGGGGTCCAAAGTGTTCGAGGACTGAAGCGTATGTAATTCACCTAAACGTTCCAAAGTATACTATGTGGTCTGTTCTGCCtctataaaaatatacacatacaaaagtACTTCTACAAAATCATGGTGTCTATTTTCCGAGATTTgcattatgctttttaaaaaaaaaaaaaggaggctttTAATATTAAGGGTGACTtttccagcccctcccccccagaaCGATTCTGAAATAGCTTCCATAGGGTCgagtttcttctttccttatataCAGGCATGGGCAGAATGTGCTGAGAACACAGCGGCAGGTAGCTAAGCAACTTCATGGGGCAGGGTAAGAAAGGGGGAAGTTTGGGGTCACATAGTCATCCTGCTGTCATTAAAAGTATCATGAATCGGGAGTGAAGGAAAGCATTTGAATACTGTTCTGCTGgatgtttaaaaagaaagcacTATGACTCACGGCACAGTCATGGAGCTATTCGTCACAGAGCCGCGATCTCTGGAATTTGCACTGCTGTTTGATCTCATTAGTCACTATACATTCAGTGGACAGTCTGACACTTCCTACACAGAGGATTCAGTGGGATTTGGTCCATAGAGTGGCAGCAGGGAAAGCTGCTGGGATTCCTCTCTCGGTCCCGTCCATAGGTTCTCATCGGGGTGCCGGGGTGCCGTCCTCTTTGAGGAAGAGGGCGTGCCCTGGGAACTTGGTGTGCAGCATCGGGCTGGATGGCAGGGACACGGGGCTTCTGGAGGAAAAATGCTCGCTCTCCCCCGCGGGAAGGTTGGCTGAGTTTACTTCGCTCCGCAGGTGTTGATGTTTTTCCCATCAGCTGCATCTTCCACCAGGGAAATGTGGTAATCAGTagaaagagtgaaatgagaaatGCAGCCCACTAGACCTCTCATGTATTGCTTGTTTGTATGCAGAGCGATTTCCTTCATTCCACCTGCCAGGGAGGGAGAGCGAAGGAGACAAAGTGAGTCAAAGGTGAGATCACATGACTAGAGAATGACAAAAATCTCTTAGTTGGAAGTTACTCtgtcagagctagaattcaatGACTTTCCTAAGCTGTGGCCCCCGTAACTGAGTCCAATACTCCAGATGTGCTCTGTCCAGGAAAGCATACGACCAGCCAGTTGTTTCCCTGGTTCTAGAGGTTTCACATTCCTTGAATTGGGTGATGGGCAGATTCTTTCCAACTTTCTTGAGTATGCTTGCATAGCTGATGCACCACTGTCTCTACTGACTGGTCTATCCCTGTGGTCAGTTGAACAAAGTGAGGAGCGCTGAATTTCAAGTCTACTAAGCATTTCACATTCATCTCTCCCATGATTgtgtcaaagggcatgcatagtttgattgccctttggccatagctccaaattgctttccagaatggttggatcagttcacaacttcccacttttcccacatctttcccaacattaatttatccaacatttattccttttctgtcctattaaccAATCCTCTGATgaattgtttggtttttgttttgttttgtttttgtggggcaatgagggttaagtgacttgctcagggtcacacagctagaaagtgtcaagtgtctgaggccggatttgaactcaggtactcctgaatccagggccagtgctttatccactgtgccacctagctgcccctgcattggTAAAGATTTCAAATGGAGGGATTAAAGTAAACAAATATTACTTTCAATGAAATGTGTAGTCATAAGTAGAGGTCACACCAGCTTCAAAAGAAATAAGTTAGCAAATTTGCTCAACAACATTTAGTATTTTTTATTAATCCCATTCTATTAGCtgatttcaatattttattaattatgaaaGGGTATTTTAAACTTTGTGACTACATGGAAGAAGACTTAAGAGTTTGCAGATTCACTAGTCCCCCTAAATCTTTGCCAGGTTGGGGAGAAGGAATAAAGTTGTCTGGGAACAGAAGAACATCTCCTTCCTTAACCAGGTGGTGCCTGGTTTTGGCAGCTTCTTGTTTCCCAAACAAGACAAGCTTTGTTTTCCCAAGGGGTTGGCCCAAAACACAGAGGGGTCCAAgcaagtcccttccagcccctGTTTCCAGCCAAGGGATGAGGGTGGAAGAATTAAAGACCTCCCAACTTCCTCCCTGTTATTCATTTGGCTTTAGTCACTGGAACTAAAAGTTGCAGGGAGCCCATACCTTGATTTGCAGGAAACACCAATGTAAACAAGAGTCTTTAGCTGTAGCCAGGTGTCACCAAACTCACTTACCTACATAGAGATCTCCATTGATATTCAGCTGTCTCATAAGTCCAGGAGATTTGCCAGTTCTAGCTCCATAGTCATCCACAGTTATCTTCCCGGACTGGCCATCCCTGAAAAGACAGTCCACATTTTCAGTGGTTATAGATGGTATctaaggaaaatgaggattaaaCATGAGAAAATGCCCTGAACCTAGTGTTTGCTAGAGCTTTCTAACATTCTAATCCTACTTCTGGCATTATGGGTGGGATTGGGGAGCACAGAAGCCAAAGGGGATTTTGAAAGGAAAGATGAACATCTATCTTCTGGCCCCAGTGAACACCTGTGGCCCCACCCCTCACCCTTCACCCTCATTCGACTATATAAAACAGTACAAAGAAAACACATATCTTGGCCCTGAGATCAGAGCTCAGTTCAAGGCCTTTTGCTTGTTCATTTAGCTGTGCCTTGCTATGGCCTCCAAGACTTGCTGGACATGATTTCCTAGACATGACCCTTTGACagtgaggggaagagggggagaaagagagagagagaaagagagagacagagacagaaagagagacagagagacagagacagagagacagagatagatggagagagacagagacaaagagacacagagagacacagagagatggggaacagagaggcagagagacaaagagagacacagagacagagacaggcagagacagaaatagagacatacagagggagacacagagagaaacagagacagagaaagacagagacagagagacagaaagagacagatagagaaagacacagagagatgggggggacagaaagaggcagagagacaaagacagagagacagaaggggtaaacagaaaaaggcagagagacaaagacagagacacagagacagaggcagagacagaaatagagacatacagaaggagacacagagagaaacaggcaGAAATGTAgagtgacacagagacacagagagacagggaacagaaagagagacagagagacaaagacacagaccCAGAGAGACAGAAGTGGTgaacagaaagaggcagagacaaaggcagagacatagaaatagatatatacagaaggagatacacagagagaaacagaggcagaaacagacagacagagagagagagagagagagagagagagagagaatgaacctAAAGGGTGTCCTTTAGTTTTTCCCCATAAAATTAGACAATAATAATCTGCTAATAAGAAGATAATTGTCAGATAGAAATCACTCCTTAGCTTGATGCTGAAGTGAATAGTTTGATACAGGACAAGTAAGTCTGAATGATGGGGGAGGGTGGAGATAGAACAGAAGTAAAGCCCTACATTTCGAACTGTGAAATGCATGGGATACCTAGAAGGGCGATGGGTGTGGGGGGAGAAAGCTTTCCAGTGGGAGTCTGGGGCATCTGGAATTAAGGCAAAAGATTTACTTCAGGAGAATGTTGGGACAATGATGCAGGACCCCTAAGGGGAggcaatgtgtgtgtatgtctgtacaAGGATAGATTGGACACGGCAGGAATGGGGTTGGGTGAATGGGGGATGGTGCTAAACCCAAAACCAAggctgctgttttgttttttggggttttcttttaccCCCATTGCTTCGAAAGATAGCCCTTACTCACCTGACAGCTTTCACTCTGTGCCACCTGCCGTCATTGAAGGATCCATTCACTACGATGGaaacaacaccactgcccaggttGTAGCTAGAAGCATAGTTGGGGAAGAAGATAGCAGAGAAAAGAGTAAGCCTGGAGAGCTCAATCCAGCCTTGTGCCCACTGGCTGTGTCCTAAAAGCGAGGGAACAATATGGAACTGAGAATACCATTTCCCCATAGATGCTGCCTTAATATTGATGATGCATTTCCCAGGATAGTCCACAAAGTCATACTCAATCCATAATGtccctgaaggttttttttttaattaagagaaTTATTTCAATTAAACTTAAGCACCCTTTATAATACTGTTTCTATTCTATCGCAAGCCACCCATCATATCTACTTCTCTGACTCACCAGTAACACCAGAATCAAGCCAGGGGCTTAGGCAGTCATGTCTAGGgataggaaaggaagagagaggagagaaaccaCCGGGGCTCTAGTGACTTGTTAACCCTTTGTGTCAGGAGTTCCGaactttttttgtgtcctggacccttttTGCAGTCTGGCAAACCTagggatcctttctcagaataatgtttttagatgtataaaataaaatactaaaggttacaaaagaaaccaattccaCTGGACTACAAtgactaaaatattaaaaagaacaagTTCACGGACCCCAGGTTCAGAACCCATTCTCTGTGTGGTAGGATCTAATGACTTGGAGGCTAGaaaacccgggttcaaatcctgcctctggtgtTCACTAGTAGTGTGACACTGGACAACACACAACTGAcctgagcttcaatttccctTGTTATAAAATGGGAAATGAGGAGCCAGTGTAGCCACCTCACAAAGCTGTTGTGAATTTCAAACGAAATAATGAATGCAAAGTGCTCTCATAAACTTGAATATcatatagaaatgtcagttatttttacATTGGCCTAGGAGAAAGCACTTTCATACAGTtatatacatttagaaagaagaatggggcagctaggtgttgaaatggatagaatgccagacctgaagtcagaaagagtgagttcaaatccagcctcagacaatcactagctgtgtgaccctgggtaagtcaccctatttgtctcaatttcctcacctataaaaagagctggaggaggaaatggcaaccactccagtatctctgctaagaagaccccaaaaggggtcacaaagagtcagacatgactgaaatgactaaacaataaaaagagagaatatcCTAAAGCAATGTTTTTCTCCGACGCAGTTTTACAGAAACAAAAGTTGTAGTGATGGACAAGCCCACACAATAAACCTGTTTGTTCTGGTTGTCTGTAGTGTGAGCATTTGGCCAAAGCAAAAACCTAAATACAATCATGTGAATGAAAATTGCCTTCTTACTGGTCAAGAGCAGAGTTCAATGAACTGAACTATGGCCAACATTTGGCCTATGAGCTAAgattggtttttacattttaaataaagttttcttttattaaataccatttattttcattttaaaactatttgtttttccatttgagGATGGCAAAGACCATACTTAACCTACAGGTCATACTACAAGAGGCTATTGACCAGATTTGGTCCCCAGGTTGTAGTTTGCCAACCTCTGGTCTAGAATCAAACATGCCTACCAATGTACAGCATCCATGGCAATCACTCTGGATAGAATGTGCCTAGAATCACTACTGTCCATTTTAATTCTAaggttacttttctttcttttaccatAAATAAGTCTAGTACCAGTGCTGGTAATAGATAATTtggtaaaataacaacaaaatcaaccaaaataataaaaattaatatgaataatgcattgtacttattatgtgtcaggcactatgctaactgctttacaattatcttatctgatcctcataacaagcccaggagataggtgctattattatctccattttacagataaggaagctgaggcaaacagaggttaagcgatttgcccagtcacacagctagtaaacgtctgaggctggacttgaattcagatcgtCCTGACTCCACTTTGAAAACTAACCATTCCTGGGCagcatgaaaaagaaagaaaacaaaagcggTCATGATTAAGATTACAACAATGAGCAAACACTCATGAATCTGGTTCAAGCATTGAATCccaaacacagaagaaaaacaaagatcaaCATAATATGAACTCTAATGTGGGTTAACTTCTAGTGACCTGGGATTCTCAGTGTGTTAGGTTGCCAGCTTTTATAAAACATCTCCATGGTTCTGGCAAGATTACAGAGGCATCCACAAGCAAAACAGAGTCTTTAAAAATAGAACTCtctctaaaaaagaaaatgtgatgaaCTAGAATAATCCCCAAATACTGGTTTATGAAACTAAAGCAAAACTTATGTAAGTCATGTATAACTTAGACATTCCCCTATCTCATTAAAACCTCCTATCATTCCATCTATCCCTTTGCCTTATCCTTCCTAAACCTATTTTTCATCCTTATCAACACCTCCAATCCCTCCAGCCCTCAGTATTTTCTCAGGCTAATTCTGCTCTGatttcactttcctcccttctaGTCAACCCTATAGTTAAACACTGCCCTCTGCTCTAGACTCCTTTCATCCATTGGTCCTGCTACTATTCACATTTTGCCAAATCTCAATCCCAGATTATTCCCAGGAGCCCCCTGTTCCTATTCACACACTGCTGAGGAAGTCAGGGAACAGAGCTGCTTGAGTCTACTACAATATCATTGCAACTGGACCCTCCTTAAAGTAAGATGTTCCTTTTACTCCTCCCTATCCCATTTCCCCTTTAAACTTCTCTTCTATTCTTAATCCCCCCCTCCAATCCCCTATACCAAGGACCCCATCTCAACATCCCTACTTTAGGAGGATTAACCCTTTCAATTCCAGACTTCTTGCCCCATGGTCTTTGACTCTTACAGCCTACTGTTTCTATGCCAGCTCTACATTCTAGCCATGATCTTACTATTTATCCTTTTCTGGATAAGAGAGAATACTCTGGAAGACTTTACCCTTTCAGCTCCAGAACTCTCATTCCCCAGCTCCAACAGTCCTGACTGGAGAATGCTTCTTGTAGTCCACTATGTCTAAGCCATCTCTATCCATGATTCACCCTATACCCCAGATATTTTCTTAATATCCATCCTGCCAACAAGTGTGTGTCATTCCCCCTCCTTTCCATCTCTGGACCCATAATCAAATCAATGTTTCCATTGTTACTGGAAAGGGTGTGTCAAATCAGCTTCCTCATGAGCTGACCAACTTTGTGACTTTCCAAATGAAAACACCTCCCCCTGGACACtactcccccattagaatatgatctCTTTAGGACAAGGTctttctcacttttgtatttgtacccccaggATTTGgtgcagtgctttgcatatagtacgtgcttaattaatgctttttactcattcatttattaattaccctgaactccctcttcatctcaaaaTCCTTTAACACCAttccttattcttttctcttttactctAGTCTCCTGATGATaagctgttttttcttttcacaaagTCTGCCCCCTCTAAATGTGCTCTtggtctcctcttcctccccctcttcatcctcctcttcctcttcttcctcctcctctcctcctcttttccttcttctctttctcctccttctccttctcctcctcttctccttctcctcttcctcctctcctccttcttcttctcatgctcttcttcttcctcctcctccttctctttttcaccAGAACATTACTCTCTTAAtcatcctcccttttctctttctgagcttcagtctctTCCTATCTACCGACTCTTTCCTGACTGCCTACAAAAATGCCCAAGTCCccattcttaaaacaaaacaaagcaccaCTACATAAGCTACTTTCTATAGTTCTAGCCATCTCATCATGATATCATTCTATATTTCTCTTATCTTTTTCAGTCAGACTTCTAGGGAAAAACATCTCTACTtattgcctccactttctctcctctccctcacttcTTAATTCTTTGCAGTCTGGCTTTTGAAACCATCACTCAACTCAAACTTATCTCTCCAAAGTTGCCTGTGATCCCTTAACTGCCAGATTTAATGGCCTTTCCTCAAAccttatctttcttgacctctctgcagcctctgacccTGTTGATCATTTTCTTCTCCCTGGGCTTTCCTAtaactgctctctcctggttctcatccTCTCTGCTCGCCAGTTCTTTTTCAGCCTCCTTTGCTGCATCACACTGTCTGCTCGTGGCTCTGACCTGGATCTTCTCTACACtccctgtacttttttttttggtgaggcaattggggttaagtgacttgcccagggtcacagagctagtaattgttaagtgtctgaggctggatttcaactccggtcctcctgaatctagggccggcactctatccactgtgccacctagctgcgctccCCCATACTCTTTCATGGGTAaattcatcagctcccataagtTTAGTTTTCACCTCTGTGCCAGTAACTACAAGATGTACTTTTCTAGCTCCCATCTTTCTTTAGGGTCCTAGTCCTGCAAATTAGATGTCCCATAGACACTTCAACAGatccaaaatgaaattcattatctccccttccttttttttttgccaactcACCCCATATCTTGCACTCTCCTTTTTCTGAGGGAACCTCCATTCTTCTACTCTCCCAGGTTCACAACTTTCATgttatcctcaattcctcacccTCTTTCCCCacacattttgtcatttctacttctggAATATCTCTTGGGTCTATCTCTTTCTCACTCTTCACAGCAATCACCTTAGATCAGGTTCTTATCATCTCTTGCCTGAATTATTTCAATGGccttctaattagtctccctctgtatctctctccactccagtttATCCTCCATATAatctaccaaagtgatttttctcaggTACAATTATGGAGCAAGTTACTACCACACTGAATAAATCCCCTATTGCCTCATAAAACTTCCTATTCTgtatagaataaaatatgaagtCCTCTACATGGTTTCTAAAGACCTTCACAATTTGGCCCCAACCTACTTGTCCAGCCTCTT includes:
- the EGFLAM gene encoding pikachurin isoform X1 — encoded protein: MRFKTTAKDGLLMWRGNSPMRPNSDFVSLGLQEGALVFSYNLGSGVVSIVVNGSFNDGRWHRVKAVRDGQSGKITVDDYGARTGKSPGLMRQLNINGDLYVGGMKEIALHTNKQYMRGLVGCISHFTLSTDYHISLVEDAADGKNINTCGAK